ACGTTATATGCACAAGGCCCTTCTCTGCCTGTATGATGGCGGGATAGCTGTACTCGCCATCCGGTTGGTTCTCCAGTGAAAAAATATGCTGCCAGTTCCGGCCGTCTTCCGATGCTGCCACGTATAACCTGCTTCTTCCTTCCCACCATTCACGCCCCTGGTACAGGGGATTGTACACGATAAGCTGCAGCCCGTTCTTCAGCGTCACAGCGTCAGTACCGGAATTGGGATTAGGAAGATTTGTGGGGCTTAAAGGCCCCCAGCTGGCGCCATTGTCGGCTGACCACGATTGTACCACATAGTTCTGGCGGCTTCTGCATAACAGTTGCAGGGAGTCATGCCCATACCGGAGAATACTGGGCTGTATCACTCCGAAAGTATCATTATCGATCGCAATGCGCGACCAGTTGCGCCCGTCGCGGTCAGATCTTTCAAGATGGATATGCCATGCTTTTTCATCCGCGCTTTCCGTACTGGAAGGGTAGAGGATATCGCCGTTCTCCAGTTGCATGGGCTTGTTCTTGATCGGCCCGAGCATTCCATCGGGTAGCCTTTCCGGCGCACTCCAGCGCTTGCCGTTGTTGGTGGAGGTCATCATCATGCCCCACCAGTCACGGGGAGATTTTCCCACTTTGTAAAAGAGCAAGAGTTTGCCGGCGCGGGTCCTGAATAATACGGGATTCCAGCAGGGATAACGCAGCGTATCATTGACAATGCCGTTGGCCACTTCAACGGGACTGCCCCATTTCCCATTCTCATATACCGCAGTCCATATACCTACATCGCTGCTGCCCTCATGTTTACCGGCAAACCAGGCGGCCATCAGCTTGTCGCCTTTAAGCGGTGTGATGGTGGAAGCATGGCAGCTTTCAAACGGCGGATTGTCCAGTATGAACACCCGTTTGTACAACTGCGCGGAGATCGCCTGCGCACCGGCATTTGAGCACTGGCAGAGCAACAGGAAGGAGAGCAGGCAACGGAACATCACATTATCTTTTTATTGTGTTGCAATATAGTAAAATGACAATGAAAACGGCTGCTGTATCCGCAGACACAGCAGCCGTCCGTATAAAACAAGTATGGCTATACTTCCGTTGTTTCCGCAGGAAGCACCGTATCATTGGATTGCTGTTTGCCCAGGAAACCGGGCAGGTCCATTCCGGCCATGTTGAACATATCCTGCAACGGCGGCACAGATTTATAGAGGCCTGAAATGAAGTTGGCCGTGGAGGACTGACCGTTCTGTCCATTGCTGCCATCCCATACCGTCACCTTGTCGATCTTGATGTTCTTGATCGCTTCGGTTTGCATTTTCACCAGTTCCGGCAGTTTATCCGCTATCAGCAACAGCACGGCATCCTTGGAATTGTTGCCGGCTGCCTGCACAATGCGGTCAAGGCCTTCGGCCTGCTTGGTGAGTATCTCGTACATACCTTTCGCCTCTGCTTCCATACGGGCAAAGATCGCATCCGCCTCGCCTTTTGCTTTCTCACGGATCTTTTCTGCCTCCGCCTGTGCTTCGATGATGGCTCTTTGTTTCTGTATCTCGGCGCTTACCACAACGTTCGCGTTCTGGGATGCTCTTTCCCTTTCCGCACGCGCGTCTTCCGCTTTTCTTTCTGCAACATAGGCTTCTTCCAGCGCCTTGGCGGACTGTATCTTTTCCGCTGCTATGGCGCGTTTTTCGGCTTCAGCTTCCCTTTCCCTTCTTTCCGCTTCCGATTGTGCGATCTTGATACGGGCGAGGTTTTCTCCTTCCACCGCTATCGCGTTCGCTTCGGATTCCTTGATACGGGTATCCCTTTCCGCTTCCGCTTTACCGATCGCTTCGTCCCTGTTGGCGGCGGCGATCAGAATGGATTTGTCCTTATTCGCTTCCGCGATCTGCGTATCACGGTCCCGCTGCGTTTCCGCAATGCTCACGTCCCTGTTCTTGAGCGTGGTCTGGATCGTGATATCTTTTTCCCTGTCTGCTTCGGCCTTGCCGATCTCTCCGAATTTTTCCTGCTCCGCTACGCTCTTTTTCGCTTCATTGATCGCTTTGGCCGCAGCTTCTTTACCCAGCGCCTCAATGTAGCCGGATTCGTCCTTGATATCCGTTACGTTCACGTTGATCAGCTTCATGCCGATCTTCTTGATCTCGGCTTCCACGTTGGAGGCTACATTGGCCAGGAACTTGTCCCGGTTGTTGTTGATCTCTTCAATGTCCATTGTGGCAACCACCAGGCGCAACTGACCGAAGATAATGTCTTTGGCGAGGTCGTGGATAGCGGGGCGCTGCAGGCCCAGCAACCTTTCGGCCGCATTGGTCATCACACCGGGCTCGGTGGAAATAGCTACGGTAAAACGGGAAGGCACGTCCACCCGGATGTTCTGACGGCTCAGGGCATTGGTCAGGTTCACTTCAATGGAGATCGGGGTGAGGTCCATAAAAGAATAGTCCTGGATCACCGGCCAGATGAAGGCCGCGCCGCCGTGAATGCATCTGGCGCTGTGGGAACCGTCCGGACCTTTACCTACCTTGCCGTACACCACCAGTATCTGGTCCGAGGGGCAACGCTTGTACCTTTTGAACAATGAGTACAGTATTGTGAACACAAAAACGACTGCGATCACAATAGCGATCAATACATAATCCATGGATCTATAAGTTTTGTTTGGTGACTAAAAGGAGCTGGTTGTTCAAAACCTGGGTAACTTTAACGAGGGCGCCTGTACGCAGTTCTTCCGCATCATCAGTGACGGCATCCAGTTCGCGGAACGCACCCTGTACTTTGAGATTTACTTTGCCGACGCCGGCACGGGAAGCCGGTACGGGCAGGTACACCGTGGCTATTGAAGCAATGGCATTTTCCATTTTCAATGTGCCGTTGTAGGCCAGCTTGCCGGTATAGTAGAACAAGGCAGCCATCAGCATCATCATGGCAAGGCCCGCTATCGTGGAAATAGCGACTACCACCAGGTTGGATTGCCCGGCATGGATAGCAGCGAGGCCCACCCATCCGAAAATCGTAAAAAATCCGAACAGGTTGCGGATCGTGAAAAACTGAAACCCGATGCCGTCATCCGCATCCAGCATTTCATCCACATCACCCGTAGCGCCGTCATGCTCTCCTCCGAAAAGGCTCATGGCATTCTGCACAAGAAATAATAACGTAAAAAAGATGGCAATGGACCAATACACCTTTTCGAAAACGGGCAGTTGTCCAAACCAGTCAGTTATGCTTAACAAACTCATCATAATAAGTATAGGTGAATGAGTTGTCAAGATAGGAAAAATTCCTGAAGATAAGGAGTGAGCTTGGCAGGTGACAGGCGCTGGTTTTTAAGGGAAAACCGGAAACCGCGGGGATGCAG
This genomic stretch from Chitinophaga sp. XS-30 harbors:
- a CDS encoding exo-alpha-sialidase, producing MFRCLLSFLLLCQCSNAGAQAISAQLYKRVFILDNPPFESCHASTITPLKGDKLMAAWFAGKHEGSSDVGIWTAVYENGKWGSPVEVANGIVNDTLRYPCWNPVLFRTRAGKLLLFYKVGKSPRDWWGMMMTSTNNGKRWSAPERLPDGMLGPIKNKPMQLENGDILYPSSTESADEKAWHIHLERSDRDGRNWSRIAIDNDTFGVIQPSILRYGHDSLQLLCRSRQNYVVQSWSADNGASWGPLSPTNLPNPNSGTDAVTLKNGLQLIVYNPLYQGREWWEGRSRLYVAASEDGRNWQHIFSLENQPDGEYSYPAIIQAEKGLVHITYTAERKNIRHVILHIAKKEN
- a CDS encoding flotillin family protein, coding for MDYVLIAIVIAVVFVFTILYSLFKRYKRCPSDQILVVYGKVGKGPDGSHSARCIHGGAAFIWPVIQDYSFMDLTPISIEVNLTNALSRQNIRVDVPSRFTVAISTEPGVMTNAAERLLGLQRPAIHDLAKDIIFGQLRLVVATMDIEEINNNRDKFLANVASNVEAEIKKIGMKLINVNVTDIKDESGYIEALGKEAAAKAINEAKKSVAEQEKFGEIGKAEADREKDITIQTTLKNRDVSIAETQRDRDTQIAEANKDKSILIAAANRDEAIGKAEAERDTRIKESEANAIAVEGENLARIKIAQSEAERREREAEAEKRAIAAEKIQSAKALEEAYVAERKAEDARAERERASQNANVVVSAEIQKQRAIIEAQAEAEKIREKAKGEADAIFARMEAEAKGMYEILTKQAEGLDRIVQAAGNNSKDAVLLLIADKLPELVKMQTEAIKNIKIDKVTVWDGSNGQNGQSSTANFISGLYKSVPPLQDMFNMAGMDLPGFLGKQQSNDTVLPAETTEV